A region of Dermochelys coriacea isolate rDerCor1 chromosome 1, rDerCor1.pri.v4, whole genome shotgun sequence DNA encodes the following proteins:
- the BCL2L14 gene encoding apoptosis facilitator Bcl-2-like protein 14 isoform X2 gives MKSTSDANMEEISLEDEDRDTVEYKVLMAYAQRRLSVSKYGQLLEREAKTLKGSSTERGERKGIPQANKDEMHQELSIQDKGSTAQHKKQRKKKFMQRCLLLFSCARGEREEGPQELATNQDTVNGYGLKLQMALQRSGTSSPESEGEAEGFLHVADRLAKIVNARSHSAPRGVGFRALERTPSLEADGGHLKFPQQEGGEKDEEERIIETIVALLRQSGDKLEETIKKDSTFYHCVTKMLSYAFFKKLTDQYLEEVPGDSTRETEGKIQCTKAAFVMEVTTRLTAVDYHPMNMVLGFGVKYLKENFSPWIQNHGGWEHALGLLDEEEVE, from the exons ATGAAGTCAACCAGTGACGCTAACATGgaagagatctctctggaggatgaGGACAGAGACACTGTGGAATACAAAGTTCTCATGGCCTATGCCCAGCGGCGACTCTCTGTGAGTAAATATGGGCAACTTCTGGAAAGGGAGGCGAAGACCTTGAAAGGATCTTCtacagagagaggggaaaggaaagggatCCCTCAAGCCAATAAAGATGAGATGCACCAAGAATTGTCAATCCAGGACAAAGGGTCCACTGCCCAACataaaaagcaaaggaagaaaaagttCATGCAGAGATGTCTGTTGCTTTTCTCCTGTGccagaggagagagggaggagggccCACAGGAGCTAGCCACAAACCAAGACACTGTGAATGGGTATGGCTTAAAGTTGCAGATGGCACTCCAGAGATCAGGCACCTCTTCTCCAGAGTCAGAAG GTGAGGCAGAGGGTTTTCTTCACGTTGCAGACAGACTTGCTAAGATAGTTAATGCCAGGTCGCACTCAGCTCCCCGGGGAGTGGGTTTCAGAGCACTAGAGCGCACTCCAAGTCTAGAAGCTGATGGTGGACACCTCAAATTCCCTCAGCAAGAGGGAGGTGAAAAAG ATGAAGAAGAGAGGATAATAGAAACAATAGTTGCATTGTTAAGACAATCAGGGGATAAACTGGAAGAAACG ATAAAAAAGGACAGCACTTTCTATCACTGCGTCACAAAGATGCTCTCCTATGCCTTCTTCAAGAAACTCACTGATCAGTACCTGGAGGAAGTCCCAGGAGATTCTACCAGGGAGACAGAAGGCAAAATACAGTGCACCAAAGCTGCCTTTGTGATGGAAGTTACGACCAGACTTACAGCCGTCGACTACCATCCTATGAACATGGTCCTTGGGTTTGGAGTAAAGTACCTCAAAGAAAATTTTAGTCCTTGGATTCAGAACCATGGTGGATGG GAACATGCCTTGGGATTATTGGATGAGGAAGAAGTAGAATAA
- the BCL2L14 gene encoding apoptosis facilitator Bcl-2-like protein 14 isoform X1, protein MMEPSREWRGKMKSTSDANMEEISLEDEDRDTVEYKVLMAYAQRRLSVSKYGQLLEREAKTLKGSSTERGERKGIPQANKDEMHQELSIQDKGSTAQHKKQRKKKFMQRCLLLFSCARGEREEGPQELATNQDTVNGYGLKLQMALQRSGTSSPESEGEAEGFLHVADRLAKIVNARSHSAPRGVGFRALERTPSLEADGGHLKFPQQEGGEKDEEERIIETIVALLRQSGDKLEETIKKDSTFYHCVTKMLSYAFFKKLTDQYLEEVPGDSTRETEGKIQCTKAAFVMEVTTRLTAVDYHPMNMVLGFGVKYLKENFSPWIQNHGGWEHALGLLDEEEVE, encoded by the exons ATGATGGAACCCAGCAGAGAGTGGAG GGGCAAGATGAAGTCAACCAGTGACGCTAACATGgaagagatctctctggaggatgaGGACAGAGACACTGTGGAATACAAAGTTCTCATGGCCTATGCCCAGCGGCGACTCTCTGTGAGTAAATATGGGCAACTTCTGGAAAGGGAGGCGAAGACCTTGAAAGGATCTTCtacagagagaggggaaaggaaagggatCCCTCAAGCCAATAAAGATGAGATGCACCAAGAATTGTCAATCCAGGACAAAGGGTCCACTGCCCAACataaaaagcaaaggaagaaaaagttCATGCAGAGATGTCTGTTGCTTTTCTCCTGTGccagaggagagagggaggagggccCACAGGAGCTAGCCACAAACCAAGACACTGTGAATGGGTATGGCTTAAAGTTGCAGATGGCACTCCAGAGATCAGGCACCTCTTCTCCAGAGTCAGAAG GTGAGGCAGAGGGTTTTCTTCACGTTGCAGACAGACTTGCTAAGATAGTTAATGCCAGGTCGCACTCAGCTCCCCGGGGAGTGGGTTTCAGAGCACTAGAGCGCACTCCAAGTCTAGAAGCTGATGGTGGACACCTCAAATTCCCTCAGCAAGAGGGAGGTGAAAAAG ATGAAGAAGAGAGGATAATAGAAACAATAGTTGCATTGTTAAGACAATCAGGGGATAAACTGGAAGAAACG ATAAAAAAGGACAGCACTTTCTATCACTGCGTCACAAAGATGCTCTCCTATGCCTTCTTCAAGAAACTCACTGATCAGTACCTGGAGGAAGTCCCAGGAGATTCTACCAGGGAGACAGAAGGCAAAATACAGTGCACCAAAGCTGCCTTTGTGATGGAAGTTACGACCAGACTTACAGCCGTCGACTACCATCCTATGAACATGGTCCTTGGGTTTGGAGTAAAGTACCTCAAAGAAAATTTTAGTCCTTGGATTCAGAACCATGGTGGATGG GAACATGCCTTGGGATTATTGGATGAGGAAGAAGTAGAATAA